A genomic stretch from Bacillus sp. N1-1 includes:
- the pgsA gene encoding CDP-diacylglycerol--glycerol-3-phosphate 3-phosphatidyltransferase — translation MNLPNKITVSRIFLIPVFLIFLLAPLPLGETEIAGTVLLNSQLIATAIFIFASVTDWIDGYIARKHNLVTNLGKFLDPLADKLLVTSAFVSLVELGAAPAWIVVVILSREFAVTGLRLVASSEGEVLAASNLGKLKTWIQIIAIIMLLIENVPFEAIGFPFATISLWAALIITVYSGWDYFSKNKEVLLKSR, via the coding sequence GTGAATTTGCCTAATAAAATTACTGTATCACGCATTTTTTTAATTCCTGTTTTTCTAATTTTTCTCCTCGCGCCACTGCCGCTTGGTGAAACTGAAATCGCAGGCACCGTCTTATTGAATTCCCAATTAATTGCAACAGCGATTTTTATTTTCGCATCGGTAACTGATTGGATTGACGGTTATATAGCTAGAAAACATAACCTAGTTACGAATCTTGGGAAATTCCTCGATCCGCTTGCTGATAAGCTACTCGTTACTTCAGCGTTTGTTTCACTCGTCGAGCTCGGGGCTGCGCCTGCATGGATTGTTGTGGTTATCCTTAGTCGTGAATTTGCTGTTACAGGGCTAAGATTAGTTGCTTCTTCTGAAGGAGAAGTACTTGCAGCAAGCAACCTTGGGAAATTGAAAACCTGGATTCAAATCATCGCGATCATTATGCTATTGATTGAGAATGTTCCATTTGAAGCCATTGGCTTTCCTTTTGCAACGATTTCCCTGTGGGCAGCGCTCATTATTACCGTCTATTCGGGATGGGATTACTTCTCGAAGAATAAAGAGGTCCTACTTAAATCACGTTAA